ATGTGATTGCCGCTTACCCCATCACACCTCAGACAATTGTAGTAGAACGTCTGGCGGATTATGTAGAGGATGGCAGTCTTGACTGCCAGTACATGTATGTGGAATCTGAACACAGCGCCATGTCGGCTGTTATCGGCTCCGCAGCCATGGGCGCCCGCTCCTTTACCGCAACATCGAGCCAGGGGCTTTTATACATGGTTGAAGGCCTGCACTATGCCAGCGGTTCCCGTTTCCCAATTGTTATGATGAACGCAAACCGTTCACTGGCAGCGCCCTGGAATATTTACGGTGATCAGAGAGACTCTTTATCTCAGCTGGAATCAGGCTGGATTCAACTGTATGTTGAAAACGTTCAAGAAGCCTTTGATACCACCATTCAGGCTTTCAAAATCGCCGAGGATCCTGAGGTCATGACGCCGGTCATGGTCAACCTGGATGGTTTTGTTTTAACCCATACCTATGAGCCTCTTGAGATGACCGATCAGGCGGCAGTAGACGCGTATATCCCGTATCAGGACTACATTAACAAGCTTAATCTGGAGGACCCGGTGAGCACCTGTATTACTGCGGGACCGACCTATAATACAGAGTTCCGTTATCAGCAGCAGATCGCAATGCTGAAGGCTGAGCAGGTGATTGACGAAAGTGACGAGGAATTCGGAAGACTTTTCGGGCGCACCTACGGTGGTATGGTAGAAGCGTACCAGTGTGAGGATGCGGAAGCAATCCTGGTGACAATCGGCAGTGTGACGGGAACAGCCCGTGTCGTTGTGGATGCCTGCCGCGCAGAAGGTAAGAAGGTTGGCCTGCTGAAGCTCCGCTGTGTACGGCCGTTCCCAACGGAAAAGGTCGCAGAGATCGTTAAAAACGCTAAAGCGGTCGGTGTCATGGAACGTGATATCAGCTTTGGATTTGAAGGCGCAGTTTACTCTGATTTTAACTCTGCCCTCAAGCAGCAGGGTGTGGATGTACCGACCTATAATTATGTTGGCGGCTTAGGCGGCCGCAGCATCTCAAAGGAAGACATCAGCAGTATCTTTGACGCACTGCTGGCAGGCAACACTGAAAAGCCTGTTGAATTTATTAATGTAAGGAGGGACATTGATTATGGCGCTTAATGCAAAAACAATCCCAAATGAAGAACTGTTTTATGGTCATAAGGCCTGCGGTGGCTGCGGCGGAGCTCTTGCGATTCGTCTGGCCCTTAAGGTGCTGGGAGAACGAAGCATTGCGGTTATCCCGCCGAACTGTATGTCAACGGTTGCTTTCGTATATCCGCATATGCCATTGTTTGTCAATGGGATTATACCTCCCTTTGCCGCAACTGCGGCAGTGATGTCCGGTGTTTTGGCGGGAGCCAAAGCCCTGGGGCTTGAGGACTACCATGTCGTTGGCTTTGCCGGAGACGGAGGCACCTCCGATATTGGCCTGCAGGCTCTGTCGGGAGCTATTGACCGTAACGATAAGGAAATTTTTATCTGCTACGACAATGAAGCTTACATGAACACCGGAATTCAGAAAAGTGGCTTAACGCCCTATGGGGCAAAGACCACAAACACGCCGGCAGGAAAAAATATTCATGGCGCGGCGCGGCCAAAGAAAAAAATCTTTGAGATCATTGCAGCTCATGAAATCCCATATGCGGCTACTGCCAGTGTCGGCTATCCGGAAGATTATCTGAGAAAGCTGGAAAAAGCCAAAAACTGTGACGGGCCATCCTTTATCCACGTATTGGCTCCCTGCCCGACAGGCTGGCAGACACCCACGGATATTTCAATCGAGCTGGCAAAAGAAGCCGTCGATAACGGCCTGTGGTATCTGGCAGAATATGAAAACAAGGAATTTACCCTGAACCGCAATCCTAAAGAGTTTGCCGATATTTCGGATTATCTCTCAAAACAGGGCCGGTTTTCACATCTTGATGAAAATGACATTGCGCTTATCGCAGAAGGCAGAGATGAAACCTGGGAAAAAATACGAAGAGATTGGGTAAAATAGGAGAAAAAGATGAAAACAGCACGCGATTATATTGACAGCCTGCGCGGCCGGGATATCAAAGTTTATATAAAGGGAGAGCTGATCGACAGCGATAAGGTCATCGACCATCCCTTTATTAAAGGCCATGTCAATGCAGCTTCCATGACCTACGCTCTGGCAGGCAGCCTGCAATATGAAGATTTAATGACCACCACCTCCCATTTAACAGGGAAGAAAATTAACCGGTTTACACATATCCATCAAAGCGTCAGCGATCTGGTGAAAAAAGTCAAGATGCTTCGTATGATCTCTCAGAAAACAGGTACCTGCTATCAGCGCTGTGTGGGCTTTGACGCCATGAACGCGACCTATTCCGTTACCTATGATATGGATAAGGCGATGGGGACAGAATACCACGAACACTTTAAAAAGTTTCTTCTGTATGTACAGGAAAACGATCTGATGATTGCCGGCGCCATGACAGATCCGAAGGGTGACCGCAGCCTGCGCCCAAGCCAGCAGGCAGATCCGGATTTGTTTGTCCATGTCGTGGATAAAAATGAAGACGGCATTGTTATCCGCGGGGCGAAAGCGCATATGACAGGGATGGTCAATTCCCATGAAATGCTGATAATGCCCACCATGGGAATGAAGGAAGATGACGCAGACTATGCTGTCTGCTGCGCACTGCCGGTGGACGCTCCGGGAGTAATCCATATCTTTGGCCGTCAGACAAATGATGACCGTAAAATGGAAGGTGAGATTGACCAGGGCAACGCAAAATTCGGTATTGTCGGCGGCGAATGCCTGACGGTTCTCAATGATGTTTTTGTCCCGTGGGAGCGTGTGTTCATGTGCGGCGAAACACCCTATTCTGGGCTTTTGGTCGAACGTTTTGCCTGCTACCACAGACAGAATTACGGCGGCTGTAAGGGCGGTGTTTCCGATGTTGTGGTCGGCGCGGCTGCGCTGATGGCAGACTACAGCGGCTATGGAAAGGCGGGCCATGTTAAGGAAAAGATCAACGAGATGATTCACCTGACTGAAACCCTCTATGCCTGCTCCCTTGCGTGCTCCTGCGAAGGAAAGCCCACGGAATCCGGCGCTTATTTTGTAGACCCGCTGCTGGCCAATGTCGGTAAACACAATGTGACACAATTGATTTACGACATCGACCGTTTGGCACAGGATATTGGCGGTGGTATAATTGCTACAATGCCATCGGAATCTGATTTGCGGAATCCGGAAATCGGCAAATATGTGGATAAATACCTGAAAGGCGTGGCAGATGTGCCGACCGAGGACCGAATGCGCATCGGCCGCCTGATCGAAAATATGACCGGTGGTACGGCACTGGTGGAAAGCATGCACGGCGCAGGATCGCCCCAGGCTCAGAAGGTCATGTACTCCAAGCTTTCCAATCTGGAGCAAAAGAAGGAGTTCGCAGCGCACCTGGCAGGAATCCACTCTGATAAAAGTGAGGAAGAATAAAGATGAGCAACGAGATCAATACTTATTTTTCGCAGGTAGCGAATGAATACCCGGCTTCGGGAATCCGGAAAATGTTTGAGATAGCAGCACAGTATGACCCAAAGGAAATTGTGAATTTAACCGTTGGTGAGCCGAATTTTGATACGCCGCAGAATGTAAAGGACGCGGCAAAGAAAGCCATCGACGATGGATTTACCCACTACAACCCAAATGCGGGAATGCCAGCGCTGCGTGAGGCTGTAGCCGAAAGCTATGCCCATTACAACTGCGGTTACCAGGCAGATAATGTCATCATTACCGTCGGTGCTTTAGAGGCGCTGACTCTGGGACTTTTAACCATTGTTAACCCCGGAGATGAGGTGCTCGTGCCTGACCCGTGTTTCCCCAACTACCTGGGCCAGATTATGATTACCAAGGCAAAGCCGGTAACCGTCCCTGTTTATGAAGAAAACGACTATAAAATTCAGGCAGAAGATATTGAGAAGGCCATAACCCCCAAAACCAGGGCGATTATTCTCAATTCCCCCAGCAACCCTCTTGGTTCCATACTGGAAGAAGAGGACGTGAGAGCAATCGCCAGGGTTGTTGAAAAATACAATCTGTATGTTTTCTCAGATGAAGTCTATGACAAAATCATTTACGATGGGCACAAGCACTTTAGTATGGCGCAGATACCAGAGCTGACAGATCAGGTTATGGTCATGAACAGTTTTTCAAAAGCCTATGCCATGACAGGATGGCGCATTGGCTATCTGCTGGCAGACAGCGCGCTGACAAAAAGAATGGCCCAGATCCAGGAAGGGATGGTGTCCTGCGTGTCCACCTTTACACAGGTGGCTGCCATCGAAGCGCTGAAGGGTCCCCAAACCGAAGTGCAGCAGATGATCGCAGATTATACCAGACGCCGTGAGATTTTAATTGACGGCCTCAACGCGATTCCAGGCTTTAGTGTAAAAAAATCTCCAGGCAGCTTCTACGCATTTGCCAACATTAAAGCCTTTGGAAAAACATCACAGGCCTTTGCCGAAGACCTGGTCCGCGAGGCGAAGGTCATCACCGTGCCGGGTTCTGCTTTCGGCAGCATGGGTGAAGGCTACATGCGCTTTGTCTTTGCGAATTCAGACGAAAATCTGAAGGAAGCCCTTCAGCGAATTGACGCATACGTTAAGAAAAACTATTAATTTATTTTAAAGATAAACAATCCTCTATCCCCCTCTTGAAATAAATAAGCAAAAAATAAAAATGTAAAAATACCATTAATCTCTCTACCAAAATACCAAACCTTTAAAATTTATGATTAATATGGAGTAAGAAATTGAACAATCAAAAATCAGAATACAATCCTTATGATAACTTTTTGGAAGTTGTAGACACAGCCGCAGGTAAGCTGGGTTTAGACAAAAATGAATACATCACAATCACTTATCCTGAAAGAGAACTGCAGGTAGCGGTTCCCGTACATATGGACGATGGCTCCATACGTGTGTTCAAGGGCTACCGTGTGCAGCATTCCAGCGGCCGCGGCCCAAGCAAGGGCGGTATCCGCTTTCATCCCAATGTCAATATCGACGAGGTAAAGGCCCTGGCGGCGTGGATGACCTTTAAATGCGCGGTTGTCAACATTCCATACGGCGGCGCCAAGGGTGGGGTTGAAGTCGATCCTTCGGAATTATCCAGAGGAGAAATGGAACGCCTGACAAGACGCTATACCGCGGCAATTTTACCCCTTATCGGGCCAGAACGCGATATTCCCGCACCGGATGTGAACACAAACGCGGAGGTAATGGGCTGGATCATGGATACCTACAGTATGTTCAAAGGTTATTCTGTTCCTGGCGTGGTCACAGGAAAGCCCATTGATATCGGCGGGTCCCTTGGAAGAAATGAAGCAACCGGCCGTGGCGTCAGCATTGTGGCCATGGAAGCCTTTAAATACCTGGGCATCGACTCGCCGTCTCTGCGCATTGCCGTACAGGGTATGGGGAATGTTGGCGGCACCACTGCGCGCCTGCTGTCCGAAGCCGGCTATAAGATCGTTGGTGTCAGCGATGTCTCCGGCGGATACTATAAGGCAGACGGACTGGATATCAGTGACCTGGAAGCCTATATCGCAAACAGCAGCACCCACTCTCTGGAAGGGTACAGCGCTGAGGGCGTCGAAAAAATTGATAACGACGGCCTGTTGTGCTGCGACTGTGATGTGCTGATTCCCTGCGCGCTTGAAAACCAGATTACCGCGGATAACGCAGACCGTATTCAGGCAAAATTAATCGTTGAGGGCGCTAACGGCCCGACAAGCGTGGAAGCCGATGAAATTCTTACAAAGAGAAATATAGCCGTTATCCCAGACATTCTCGCAAATGCCGGCGGCGTTGTTGTATCTTATTTTGAGTGGGTTCAGAACACCCAGAATCTGACCTGGGATGAAGACAATGTCAACAGTACGCTGCGTAAAATTATGGTTGACAGCTTTGGTGAGGTTCAGAATATCCACGATACCGACGCAGTAACATTCCGTGTCGCCGCCTACATTCTTGGGCTTAAACGCCTGAGCATGGCGACAAGAATCCGCGGTATCTTCCCATGATATAAGATTATTGGGCAGTAACTTTGTAACAATCTTATCGGAGAAGACACCTTCTGCTTGAAATAACCATATCGAAGACACTTCGAAATCAGAGACATGATGCGCCGGTAAGATCGTGCAGAATGTTGCAAAGTTTTAATATATTGCTAATAACTCTTTTATCAGAAAAATGCCCGCTTCCTTATTTCCTACGTGCTTATGGGCAAAGAATGATGAAAGAGTTATTTTTTTAAGATTTGACTTTGAGGGTTAGATCTGTAAAATTAGATTATCAGACATAGGGGGGAGCAGCATGGAGTATCGTATTTTATTTGATTTTGGAAGTACCTTTACGAAGGCGGCGGTGATCTGCAAAGAAGAAAAGGCAGTGGTTTTTACCACCCGCCATCCGTCAACGGTGAAGGAAGACGCGCGGATTGCCATGGAAGCGTGCCTTTCGGATATCCGCAGAGCCATCGGCGAGAACGCGGCGGACAGCGCTGAGAAATATGCTTCCAGCAGCGCAGCCGGCGGACTCCGGATTGTGGTGGTTGGATTGACTTATAACCTGAGCATTTCTGCGGGGAGAAATGCGGCCTTTGGTGCAGGCGCTAAGATTATTCACGTCACAAGCGGCGCTCTGACAAAGGAAGAAATTGAAAAAATAGAAGCGCTGCCAGCTGAGATGATTCTGCTGTGCGGAGGCTATGAAAATGGCAACCAGACGATTATCAGGCACAATGCGGAAATGATTGCCCAGAGCCAGATTAGCTGTCCGGTTATCTATGGCGGGAACAGTCAGATTGCGCAGGAGATTCGCGCGAAGCTGCTGCAAAATAAAAAGGAATGTTTTCAGGCGCCCAATATTATTCCTCAGGTCGGGGTTTTGGATATTGATGTGGCCGAAGAGATTATCCGCCATCTGTTTATGAACCGTATTGTAGATATGAAGGGACTCGGCGATATTATCAAGCTGGTTGACGGCCCCATTGTTCCGACACCGGCAGCGGTTTTGGACGCAGGCCTTCTGCTGTCTCAGGGGACCACGGGGCATGACGGCCTTGGCGAGTTAATGCTTGTGGATATCGGAGGCGCGACAACGGACATACATTCCTACGCGGAGCATACCTCCTATGAGGGGGCAAGGCTTGTAGGCGCAGACGAGCCTTATGCCAGAAGGACCGTTGAGGGCGACCTGGGAATGCGCGAGTCGTCCGATGTGCTGGTGCGTGAGCTGGGAATGGAATTTTTCGCAAATGAAATAGGAGTATCGGGGGAGGTGCTTGAAAAGTCCATATCGAACAGAGTGCACAATACTAAATTTCTGCCGGACACTTCCCTTGAAAAACGCATTGACCAGATCATTGCTGAGAGCGCTGCATACCTGGCGGCCAGACGGCACGCGGGCGTCATTGAGCATAAAAGCAGCAATTACTGCCGCAGAATGCAGCATGGAAAAAATTTAACTCATGTGCAGACCATTATCGGAACAGGCGGTCCGATTATTAACAGTGAAAATCCTGAAGCTATCCTGAAGCATGTTCTCAGGAGGGAAAAGGGAGAGAAGGACGCGCTGCTTCCTTTGACAGGTGATTTTGTGGTGGACCGGAATTATATTCTATATGCAGTGGGTCTGCTGAGCTATGTTGATAAAAATTTGGCGTTTGCTGTTGGAATGAACAGTATTATAAAAAAATAAGAGGATCAAGGAGACACTAACCATGGAAATTAAAATGAAAAAACGATTTGAGTATAAGAATTTGCCGGATATGAAGAGTATTTTGGACGAAGTGGATAAAGTGGCCGCGAATACCGTTATTGGAAAAACTTTGTTCATGGAAGAAAAGGGAGTGGCGTCTGAAGCCGAATATAAGCGTAAGATGGCAGAAGAAGGCCATATCATGAAGCACAGCCATATTGGCTGGAATTCATGGGACGCCACCGCAAAAGGCGTGGAAGAAGTTTATAATACCCTTCAGAAGCGGGGCAGCTATGTCGATCGTTTTGGATTTTGCCTGGACTGGGTTATGGGCGTACCAGAAAAATACCGTGATAAGCTGCCTGTAGGAACAGGGCTGACGTTTAAAAACCCTGATGAATGGCAGAAGCTTGGGCAGATTGTCCCTGTTCAGCCGCATCTGGGCGACCATATGATCGCCTCATGTAATTCCTTTGAAAATACACGCTACGCGCTGGCAGCCGGTGTAACAACAATTGGAAACGTTTCGCACTACTATACCTATGAATATCCTGGGGTAGATATTGAGGAGCAGCGCGTTATTGATATGCTTAAGGCCATTGTTTTAATGGGAAAATTTAAAGACCAGGGAACCATTATCCATTCAAATGTTGACGATGGATTCGGCTCTCAGTTCCATGACCTGGCCAACCTTGTGGGCTGGTGTATCATGGAAAGATATATCGTAGAGGAATTGCTGGGCGGCCGAATGTGCCACTGCTTCGGCAATCTTTTCAGCGACCCTGTTTTGCGTATGACCTTTAATCAGGCGATGTGGGAAATCAACACCTACAAGACCCCCGGATCCATGATCTATGGCAACACCATTGACTTCGGCTTTGACTATGACCGCAACTTCGGCGCTTTGTCCTCCTTTGTCATGGCAGACAGCATGGGACAGTCGAAGTGTCCGACCGGCCACGCAGTAACGCCAATTCCTGTGACAGAGGCGGCTCGTGTTCCGTCGATCGAGGAGATTGTGCAGGCGCATATGACGGTGGACATGATGATTGAAAAAGGACGCTATTACTCGCCGTATATCAACTGGACAGAGATAAACGCCGAGAAGAACCTGCTGGTGGCGTGCGGCAGAATCTTTTTTGAGCGGATTATGAATGGACTTGATGATTTAGATGTGGATATTACCCATGCAGGAGAAATATTGGGCGCGTTAAAATCCATTGGTTCAGAACAGCTTGAAGAAGTTTTTGGCGTTGGAAAAGCAGATAAGCTGGCAATGCGCGGTCGTGTGCCGGTGCGTCCGACCAACATCGTCATGACCATCAATGAACGCCAGCGTGAGATCAGCGACCAGATCCAGAATCTTGAAGGCGCTCTCCAGGATGTTAACGTGATTATCGGTTCAACCGACGGCCATGAGTTCGGAAAAGAAATTGTGAAAAGTATTCTTATTCAGGCCGGTGCGAATGTATTTGACCTAGGGAAAAGCGTCCCGGTACAGGATATCCTGGATACGATGATTGAAAGTGAAAGCCGTTTTATCGTGATAAGCAGTTTTAACGGCATTGCGCTCAGCTTTGCCCGGGAAATGCTGGAAGGCCTTGAAAAGAGCGGCATGGACGCGCACCTGATCATGGGCGGGCTTCTCAACGAAAATAAAGATGGCAGCGATCTGGCTGTGGACGTCAGCGATGATCTGCGCGCTCTCGGCGTGTCCTGCGATAATAACGCTGAGGGACTGGTCGATACGATTCGGGCTTTTCTGTAAATTGCAGACATAAAAAAAGAATTGAAAAAATAGAATAATTGTTATATAGTTAGTAATATAGAATCGGGAATTCTAAATTAAAGAATCGAGGTGAGAAATACGGCTAAAAATGAAAATAATACAATGGCAAAAGGGAAACCCGCAGAAAAGGAAACCTCATTTTCAAAATCGATCCTGAAAACCCTGAGCATTTTGGAACAATATTCCAAAGCGGATGAACTTGGAATCAAAGAGCTCAGCGAGAGTACGGGAATCCCTGCCAGCACCGTGCAGCGAATCGTAAACACCCTTGTTATGAAGCAGTATCTGGTGCAAAATCCGCATACTTTAAAATATCAGCTGGGCATTGCGTTTTTTAATATCAGCAGCCGTTATTCCAACAGCCGTGACTGGGTAGAGGTAGCCAAAGCGCATATGGAAGAACAGGTCGAAAAAACGCAGGAAACCGTCAATTTGGCTATTTTGCAGGGAAAGAGTGTCATTTATCTGACCAAGGTAGACTCCCCGCATATCCTGCGCCCTAATTTTACAGTAGGGACAGCCTATCCTGCGCTGAATACCGCCCTTGGCAGATGCCTGCTGGCATATCAGCCGTGGGATAAAGTCGAGAGAATGATCAGGCTGCAGCCGAATTTTAATAAAGATATCAACGAATTTCATGAAATGCTGGAGGAAGTTGAGCGGAATGGCTATGCGACAGAGGATGAGGAGTTTCAACCTGGCCTTTTTTGCATCGCTGCCCCGGTATGGGACGCGAATGACCGCGTTGTCGCGGCAATCAGCACGAGTATCCCAAAAATAAGACTGGATGAAAGCAATAAAGAGAATATTATAGGTATGATGCAGTCTACAGCATCTCAGATTTCACTGGATTTGAAAAAGAGATTTACATATATTGATGTAGATAAGCTATCCTCAACAATCCGTTAATGCTTAAAAAGCCCTTGTGATAACATTATATATCACGAGGGCTTTTTTAATTTGTATAAAAACAATAAATTACGAAAATAGCTTGACAAGAAAACAGGAAAGTAATACTATGAATACAATATATATTTTAGTATACCAAAATATATATTGTATTTAAAAAATGGAGGAATTATGAAAGAAAAATATAAAGAGGAAAAATCACTGACGGAGCAAGTATACTCAAAAATCAAGGAAAGGA
The DNA window shown above is from Eubacterium limosum and carries:
- a CDS encoding transketolase C-terminal domain-containing protein, with translation MSEKLFVSGDEAVALAVRQAKPHVIAAYPITPQTIVVERLADYVEDGSLDCQYMYVESEHSAMSAVIGSAAMGARSFTATSSQGLLYMVEGLHYASGSRFPIVMMNANRSLAAPWNIYGDQRDSLSQLESGWIQLYVENVQEAFDTTIQAFKIAEDPEVMTPVMVNLDGFVLTHTYEPLEMTDQAAVDAYIPYQDYINKLNLEDPVSTCITAGPTYNTEFRYQQQIAMLKAEQVIDESDEEFGRLFGRTYGGMVEAYQCEDAEAILVTIGSVTGTARVVVDACRAEGKKVGLLKLRCVRPFPTEKVAEIVKNAKAVGVMERDISFGFEGAVYSDFNSALKQQGVDVPTYNYVGGLGGRSISKEDISSIFDALLAGNTEKPVEFINVRRDIDYGA
- a CDS encoding thiamine pyrophosphate-dependent enzyme — encoded protein: MALNAKTIPNEELFYGHKACGGCGGALAIRLALKVLGERSIAVIPPNCMSTVAFVYPHMPLFVNGIIPPFAATAAVMSGVLAGAKALGLEDYHVVGFAGDGGTSDIGLQALSGAIDRNDKEIFICYDNEAYMNTGIQKSGLTPYGAKTTNTPAGKNIHGAARPKKKIFEIIAAHEIPYAATASVGYPEDYLRKLEKAKNCDGPSFIHVLAPCPTGWQTPTDISIELAKEAVDNGLWYLAEYENKEFTLNRNPKEFADISDYLSKQGRFSHLDENDIALIAEGRDETWEKIRRDWVK
- a CDS encoding 4-hydroxyphenylacetate 3-hydroxylase family protein → MKTARDYIDSLRGRDIKVYIKGELIDSDKVIDHPFIKGHVNAASMTYALAGSLQYEDLMTTTSHLTGKKINRFTHIHQSVSDLVKKVKMLRMISQKTGTCYQRCVGFDAMNATYSVTYDMDKAMGTEYHEHFKKFLLYVQENDLMIAGAMTDPKGDRSLRPSQQADPDLFVHVVDKNEDGIVIRGAKAHMTGMVNSHEMLIMPTMGMKEDDADYAVCCALPVDAPGVIHIFGRQTNDDRKMEGEIDQGNAKFGIVGGECLTVLNDVFVPWERVFMCGETPYSGLLVERFACYHRQNYGGCKGGVSDVVVGAAALMADYSGYGKAGHVKEKINEMIHLTETLYACSLACSCEGKPTESGAYFVDPLLANVGKHNVTQLIYDIDRLAQDIGGGIIATMPSESDLRNPEIGKYVDKYLKGVADVPTEDRMRIGRLIENMTGGTALVESMHGAGSPQAQKVMYSKLSNLEQKKEFAAHLAGIHSDKSEEE
- a CDS encoding pyridoxal phosphate-dependent aminotransferase, which gives rise to MSNEINTYFSQVANEYPASGIRKMFEIAAQYDPKEIVNLTVGEPNFDTPQNVKDAAKKAIDDGFTHYNPNAGMPALREAVAESYAHYNCGYQADNVIITVGALEALTLGLLTIVNPGDEVLVPDPCFPNYLGQIMITKAKPVTVPVYEENDYKIQAEDIEKAITPKTRAIILNSPSNPLGSILEEEDVRAIARVVEKYNLYVFSDEVYDKIIYDGHKHFSMAQIPELTDQVMVMNSFSKAYAMTGWRIGYLLADSALTKRMAQIQEGMVSCVSTFTQVAAIEALKGPQTEVQQMIADYTRRREILIDGLNAIPGFSVKKSPGSFYAFANIKAFGKTSQAFAEDLVREAKVITVPGSAFGSMGEGYMRFVFANSDENLKEALQRIDAYVKKNY
- a CDS encoding Glu/Leu/Phe/Val family dehydrogenase, producing MNNQKSEYNPYDNFLEVVDTAAGKLGLDKNEYITITYPERELQVAVPVHMDDGSIRVFKGYRVQHSSGRGPSKGGIRFHPNVNIDEVKALAAWMTFKCAVVNIPYGGAKGGVEVDPSELSRGEMERLTRRYTAAILPLIGPERDIPAPDVNTNAEVMGWIMDTYSMFKGYSVPGVVTGKPIDIGGSLGRNEATGRGVSIVAMEAFKYLGIDSPSLRIAVQGMGNVGGTTARLLSEAGYKIVGVSDVSGGYYKADGLDISDLEAYIANSSTHSLEGYSAEGVEKIDNDGLLCCDCDVLIPCALENQITADNADRIQAKLIVEGANGPTSVEADEILTKRNIAVIPDILANAGGVVVSYFEWVQNTQNLTWDEDNVNSTLRKIMVDSFGEVQNIHDTDAVTFRVAAYILGLKRLSMATRIRGIFP
- a CDS encoding glutamate mutase L encodes the protein MEYRILFDFGSTFTKAAVICKEEKAVVFTTRHPSTVKEDARIAMEACLSDIRRAIGENAADSAEKYASSSAAGGLRIVVVGLTYNLSISAGRNAAFGAGAKIIHVTSGALTKEEIEKIEALPAEMILLCGGYENGNQTIIRHNAEMIAQSQISCPVIYGGNSQIAQEIRAKLLQNKKECFQAPNIIPQVGVLDIDVAEEIIRHLFMNRIVDMKGLGDIIKLVDGPIVPTPAAVLDAGLLLSQGTTGHDGLGELMLVDIGGATTDIHSYAEHTSYEGARLVGADEPYARRTVEGDLGMRESSDVLVRELGMEFFANEIGVSGEVLEKSISNRVHNTKFLPDTSLEKRIDQIIAESAAYLAARRHAGVIEHKSSNYCRRMQHGKNLTHVQTIIGTGGPIINSENPEAILKHVLRREKGEKDALLPLTGDFVVDRNYILYAVGLLSYVDKNLAFAVGMNSIIKK
- a CDS encoding cobalamin-dependent protein (Presence of a B(12) (cobalamin)-binding domain implies dependence on cobalamin itself, in one of its several forms, or in some unusual lineages, dependence on a cobalamin-like analog.); this encodes MEIKMKKRFEYKNLPDMKSILDEVDKVAANTVIGKTLFMEEKGVASEAEYKRKMAEEGHIMKHSHIGWNSWDATAKGVEEVYNTLQKRGSYVDRFGFCLDWVMGVPEKYRDKLPVGTGLTFKNPDEWQKLGQIVPVQPHLGDHMIASCNSFENTRYALAAGVTTIGNVSHYYTYEYPGVDIEEQRVIDMLKAIVLMGKFKDQGTIIHSNVDDGFGSQFHDLANLVGWCIMERYIVEELLGGRMCHCFGNLFSDPVLRMTFNQAMWEINTYKTPGSMIYGNTIDFGFDYDRNFGALSSFVMADSMGQSKCPTGHAVTPIPVTEAARVPSIEEIVQAHMTVDMMIEKGRYYSPYINWTEINAEKNLLVACGRIFFERIMNGLDDLDVDITHAGEILGALKSIGSEQLEEVFGVGKADKLAMRGRVPVRPTNIVMTINERQREISDQIQNLEGALQDVNVIIGSTDGHEFGKEIVKSILIQAGANVFDLGKSVPVQDILDTMIESESRFIVISSFNGIALSFAREMLEGLEKSGMDAHLIMGGLLNENKDGSDLAVDVSDDLRALGVSCDNNAEGLVDTIRAFL
- a CDS encoding IclR family transcriptional regulator, whose protein sequence is MAKGKPAEKETSFSKSILKTLSILEQYSKADELGIKELSESTGIPASTVQRIVNTLVMKQYLVQNPHTLKYQLGIAFFNISSRYSNSRDWVEVAKAHMEEQVEKTQETVNLAILQGKSVIYLTKVDSPHILRPNFTVGTAYPALNTALGRCLLAYQPWDKVERMIRLQPNFNKDINEFHEMLEEVERNGYATEDEEFQPGLFCIAAPVWDANDRVVAAISTSIPKIRLDESNKENIIGMMQSTASQISLDLKKRFTYIDVDKLSSTIR